One window of the Hemiscyllium ocellatum isolate sHemOce1 chromosome 11, sHemOce1.pat.X.cur, whole genome shotgun sequence genome contains the following:
- the rraga gene encoding ras-related GTP-binding protein A — MPSTAMKKKVLLMGKSGSGKTSMRSIIFANYIARDTRRLAATIDVEHSHVRFLGNLVLNLWDCGGQDTFMENYFTSQRDNIFRNVEVLIYVFDVESRELEKDMHYYQSCLEAILQNSPDAKIFCLVHKMDLVQEDQRDLIFKEREDDLRRLSRPLECTCFRTSIWDETLYKAWSSIVYQLIPNVQQLETNLRNFAQIIEADEVLLFERATFLVISHYQCKEQRDAHRFEKISNIIKQFKLSCSKLAASFQSMEVRNSNFAAFIDVFTSNTYVMVIMSDPSIPSAATLINIRNARKHFEKLERVDGPKHSLLVR; from the exons ATGCCGAGCACAGCCATGAAGAAAAAG GTGCTACTGATGGGAAAGAGTGGGTCTGGTAAGACTAGCATGAGATCCATTATTTTTGCAAACTACATAGCCAGAGACACACGACGTCTTGCAGCTACAA TCGATGTGGAACATTCACATGTCCGATTCCTGGGAAACCTCGTCCTGAATCTATGGGACTGTGGTGG TCAGGACACCTTCATGGAAAACTACTTTACTAGTCAACGAGACAACATATTCCGCAATGTGGaagttcttatttatgtttttgatgTGGAAAGTCGTGAATTAGAGAAAGATATGCACTATTACCAATCATGCTTGGAGGCAATTCTACAAAACTCTCCTGATGCCAAAATCTTCTGCCTTGTTCACAAAATGGATCTTGTGCAGGAAGATCAGCGAGACTTG ATTTTTAAGGAACGTGAAGATGACTTGAGGCGTTTGTCCCGTCCTCTAGAATGTACCTGCTTTAGAACCTCCATCTGGGATGAGACCTTGTATAAA GCTTGGTCAAGCATTGTGTACCAGCTGATCCCGAATGTACAACAACTGGAAACCAACTTGAGGAATTTTGCTCAAATTATTGAAGCGGATGAGGTGCTACTATTTGAAAGGGCCACATTCTTA GTGATCTCGCACTATCAGTGCAAAGAACAGAGGGATGCACACAGATTTGAAAAGATCAGCAATATTATTAAGCAATTTAAGCTAAGCTGCAG TAAATTGGCTGCCTCTTTCCAAAGTATGGAAGTTAGGAACTCCAATTTTGCAGCATTCATTGATGTCTTCACATCTAACACATATGTGATGGTAATCATGTCCGATCCTTCTATAC CTTCAGCAGCTACACTCATCAATATTCGTAATGCCCGAAAACATTTTGAGAAGCTGGAGAGAGTTGATGGTCCCAAGCATAGTCTTTTGGTGCGCTGA